The Porites lutea chromosome 9, jaPorLute2.1, whole genome shotgun sequence sequence GACTGAATACTGACAGGCGTCACCCAACCCCACCCTGGAGCGTGCCGGAGAGCTTGCGCGCAGATTATCGCTCGGCTTCTAACACACGACATCAGGTTAGAAATGGATTTTATCTTAAACATGTCTGGCAGACGTTTTCATGCTACTTACTCTCATCTTAAAAACCTTGCATAAAACTAGCCTTACCTTCATctgtctcattttttttttccttgaaaaaataTTACTTGATTTCTTAGGACAAACCAAACGGACTAATTTTGATAGGGCGTGACCAAGGCTGAGTAAACCAATTCAAAGCACGCTTAAGTCgttatttactcgaataagagCCGCCCCCAATTAAGCACCGCATTTGGTGATTTAGGATAAAAAAGTTAAGTAAACGCCCCTCCGGGAATTTATAAAAATCAAAAGACGTTAATTCTGTTAGTATAATAAAACCGTAGCTTAAACAATTCTTTGTCGCGTCAAACTTTCAAATAAACATGGCCCTGTAAGCATCACACTGAGGCGTGAGGCTTAACTTGCATATTCGATTGGAGGAaatttgcctagtccctaggcctcgtTATTTCgtgcggccaaagcgtttcgggtcacgtggtccaagcgaagATGTGAAGAATTTTATGATCGTTTTTGACTCAAAATTTCTTAGGGTTACCTTATTTACtcgttgcctagtccctgtacggcgttttcccagtccctctcggtcaattcacttcggtttgcctagtccctaggcctcattatttcgtgggccaaagcgtttcgggtcacgtggtccaagcaaAGATGTGTTTcccgcccgttcgcctcggatatagactgcaaaacagtggtttttttttctcaaaatcagtaaaaaaatcggtaaagcgtggcgtaagagtcttacgcgcgcgaagctctctgttttcagcctcgttccagattTTTTGCTTGACcactcgcgcgtacttgaatacgcaaaaatacggactgttttgcagtctacctcGGATACGTCgccgaagtgaattgaccgagagaaCCTGGGAAAACGCCCTACAGGGACTAAGCAACCAGTAAATAAGGTAACCCTAAGAAACttcgaacaaaaaaaatatcatatcTTGTTAATTCTTCCTACCCAAAAATTTGACTTTGGCTGATTTTAAATGATTGCTAAAACTGAAAAATAGCTTTGCTTCATAACAGAACAGCCACTCCTACATTGTCCCTGGTTTTAAAAGCAGTATTCGACCAGGCCCAGACGTGATGGGACGTTAACCAATGTTTCATACCTCTAACATTACTTTTCTTCTACACTAGTCGGTACTCACTTAGCTTTCATAGAAATCTTCGGCGCCATTTATTATTAAAGCTTTGTAGAAAAGGATTCTTCACTTTCTACAGAAGTGATTAACTCTTGATAATCAGGTGGATCGCATTCCTGACCGCATGGAATTTTTAACAGTTCTTGTCCAAGCCCTGAGATTGGCCTTACTTTATGAAATTCAACTAACTCTTTGAGCGTCTGGTGTGCAATTTGATTATGACCAAAAAACTGGTAAGTGTTCTCACTGGTATCAACAAGGTAATGTTTGCAGCGCTCAGGAGCTCGGTAAGTTATGGTGTATCCCCACACACGCTCACTCACACGAACCAAAAACGATCCAGGAGGCTTGTCTACAAGTAAATTTTCAGCATCTTGTCGAGAGATTAtacctgaaaagaaaagaaaagttacgTTAACTTCCCAAAGCTAACAGTTTCGCATCCAATAACGCACATGTCCTTCACTTTTCGCATTTATTAGCTCGAGCAGAGGGTTAGCGCTCCAAATGTCAGCATTCAAATCTCTTACGGTACTTTATCATCCAAGTTTAGACTTCATCTTGGATTTTCGTTCCTGCTGCCTCTTACGTAGACACCTTAAAAAGCCCGAGTCCCTCTTCTTTTGAATCAAAAGGATTATTATTCTCGTTACTTCAATCGTCAAAACCattgttttattaattcttTAACTAACGTTGGCTCTCACCGTGAAAATAGGGCAATATTTTATCTCCATCATAGCAAATTCTCTTGGAGAGCTCTTCTTGTTGAAACCAATCGATGACATTCTTTCGGTTTTTAGGCTTGACACTCCTTCTGGGCCTCATTGGGCTGGTGCCGGGAGGTGGTGGTCTGGGTGGAGCCTCCGAAGTTTTGTCTCCAGGTCTGGTgattgcaaaacaaacaaaatgagaacGGAACTTAGAATTACTGTGCTTCAAAAGAGAGAAGAAGGGCGAACTATctgtacaaaaacaaaataatcataCCACGTTGGCTTCTGTTAAGTCAAACATTGGTACACGCATGTATACGTTCGCTTCTTTCGGTGAAAACTTTATCTACTCTGATTATTTTTTGTTCAGCTGGTTTTCTATAAAATACTTCTTAAAGTGTTTCACAGATTTCTGCCACAGATAAATGACGGTCTACCTAAATAGTTATGGTGaccttttgcaaaaatgtcactCCCGTTTTCAAGATTGTTTTCTTGATGCACGACGTTGTAAGTAATTTACCACGCAAGGCCACAAGGCCATTGAGGATTGGAGTTATCACGATCACCTTTGGGTGCTTTCTTGGAgaaggggtggggtgggggggggggtgctttgGGAATGGGAAAGGGAATGGGCGTGGGAAAGTTTACAGCATTAACCTAGGGGAATGAGGCTTTCTACAGTACTTACCTGGGTGGGATGGGTGGTGGTGGTCTCTGTGGTTTTATACTCCATGTTTGTCTCCTCTCCCCTGGGGCGGATACCATCCCCTTTTCAATCAATATAGTGGACCACCTCTTGGCTTCCTCTCGCTCTCTTGCCACCTCCTTACGCGCAAGACTGACCGAGCTGCGCCTTCGTTGTTCTTCTTCCTTCGCTTTCTCCTCCTGAAGTATCCACGCTTGCTCCTCTTTTTTCCTCTCATCCTCTTCCTTCTGTTTAAGCTCTTCACGAACCTTTCTCAAGCTCATGTAAATCTCTTGCGCCCGTTTGGTTTCGTTCTCCAAGAGTTCTTTTTCTCGACGTTCCTTTTCTGCTTTCCTTTGCTGTAAGCGTGCTATAACttctttctgttttctttctgcCTCTTTTTGCTGTTCTTCGACTCTTCGTTTCTCTTCTTCCAGTTGCCGTGCCTTTTCAATGGCCTCCTACAAAACATATCAAACTTATTAACTACAAATTAACACCTTGATTTCTCTGCACGCAAATTTGGATTCTTATTCATAGTATTTGTAAACCACTATGTGATGCGGCCCtcttcattaaacattaattaagTAATTGTTATCATCTAGTTAGTTAGTTATTAGACGTGAAAATTTGTCTTGCCTTTTCAATGTGCAGTATGGCTCCCACGGTCAATTCTGTGCGTACATGTAAAATCTAGCCTAAGAGGGGCCAAATTATGTGCAGATACACTAAGCCATATAAAATCCTAGTATTAGAACTTCTTAAAGGCGCTAGCTACTCTCTTCTCTACTTTGTGTTTTGACAAAATGATTCTGGAATTAATCTTAAGTTTTAAATCTCAGGGAAATCACTCTCTCTAACACGGACAATCTTCAGACCACCGCACCAAGAGGTCAACCTAGAAAGGTGTCTGCAAAGTATGCCAAAAGGTTGGTCAACGACATTGCAACTTACCCTAGGTTGTTTTATGCCGTACAATAAATTCTCAAttacaaccaaaaaaaaagaaaaaaaacatttctaaaGATATGCCGTCACGCAAAAGGAAGAATCCTTTGGAGAGTTTCAATTTTGATTTGAGAGTCTGGGTAGggttgcaaaaaaaattttaagataAACGGAACTCctaaatattatttcaaataaaCAGGTTATTGTTtcagaacaaaagttaagagtCCTCTTATCTTAagaaggttttatgcaacctaGCCCTGGTTCCATATAGGAACTAATGAACTTTACTTAGGACGAGTGGAAACCAGATTTCAGCTTGCATTCCTTCGATCTGATCAAAAGGTTAATCTTAAAATCTTTCCTAGATTATACTAGTTTCTCTCATACAATAAACAGCTATTCTGCTCTCTGCTGCAATCGTATCGTTCCTTTAACATTTCAACCTGCGTAAACTTTATCTAACTAACCGGATATTGTCCATTCTTTCTATTCAATACTAACATTCTTTTACACAAATGACATCACCTGTtctgctttttttcttcttgcttcTTCCAACGCTTTTTCTTTCGCTTTCCTCTCTTCTTCAGCTTTCCTTCTTGCTTCCTCCGCTTTTTTTCGAGCAAGTTCTTCTCCAGCTTTTCTTTTCTCCTCTtctaatcttttcttttcttcatctGCCTTCCGCTTCTCCTCGATTGCTTTGCGCTTCTGCGCCAGCTCAGCttggatttttttctcttcttcctcacggcgttttctttcttcttccattCTCCGTTTTTCCTCATCTCTCTTACGCTGTTCTTCCTCTCTTTGCCgtctctcttcttcttttcgcttcttttcttcctcttttcGTAGCTCTTCGGCTTTTTTAGCAGCAATTCGTGCTTCCTAGAATAACATAAACATGCAATTACGCTTTAGTAATTTGGTCAAATGACCTTCAGGTGTATCTCATGCAAATCCAATAGGTCATTTGACCCCGAAAGGTTATGGTAGGATAGATAATGAGCTAGAACACTAAAAATACCAGGgattgaaagaaaataaaacaaatagtgGTTCTGTGAAGTTGTAAACAGTCTACAGTGCGATTTTAGGGTGGTTTGACGGCGAAAACCTCACGTGTATCAATGCACGCCTTGCAATGCATGACTTGAAGATGATGACCTTTCTTGAACAAAAACATTATGTGAAATACCTCGGTGTTTTGATTGATAGTCACCTCTCTTGGAGTTACCACATAGACTATATTTATAGTGTTTGTTGATATGAGTGCCATTACCAGTTCCTACCTGAACTCCTTATTCAGTTAAA is a genomic window containing:
- the LOC140949267 gene encoding uncharacterized protein; its protein translation is MLAQILRDMYVDPELLAELPEEQKQILFVKMREEQVRRWREREDELAKKEAQNPPRPRLKKSNTKSVSYLIAADGNPWVWVLGEGDDKPDSFEIFRKKEKEAEEEDEKRAKELAHKEIEEMKRKELERLEEEKQWKEEQERLAKEAAAREAERKRLEEEARIAAKKAEELRKEEEKKRKEEERRQREEEQRKRDEEKRRMEEERKRREEEEKKIQAELAQKRKAIEEKRKADEEKKRLEEEKRKAGEELARKKAEEARRKAEEERKAKEKALEEARRKKAEQEAIEKARQLEEEKRRVEEQQKEAERKQKEVIARLQQRKAEKERREKELLENETKRAQEIYMSLRKVREELKQKEEDERKKEEQAWILQEEKAKEEEQRRRSSVSLARKEVAREREEAKRWSTILIEKGMVSAPGERRQTWSIKPQRPPPPIPPRPGDKTSEAPPRPPPPGTSPMRPRRSVKPKNRKNVIDWFQQEELSKRICYDGDKILPYFHGIISRQDAENLLVDKPPGSFLVRVSERVWGYTITYRAPERCKHYLVDTSENTYQFFGHNQIAHQTLKELVEFHKVRPISGLGQELLKIPCGQECDPPDYQELITSVESEESFSTKL